The Rhinopithecus roxellana isolate Shanxi Qingling chromosome 9, ASM756505v1, whole genome shotgun sequence genome contains a region encoding:
- the TRIB1 gene encoding tribbles homolog 1, whose product MRVGPVRSAMSGASQPRGPALLFPAARGVPAKRLLDADDAAAVAAKCPRLSECSSPPDYLSPPGSPCSPQPPPAAPGTGGGSGSAPGPSRIADYLLLPLAEREHVSRALCIHTGRELRCKVFPIKHYQDKIRPYIQLPSHSNITGIVEVILGETKAYVFFEKDFGDMHSYVRSRKRLREEEAARLFKQIVSAVAHCHQSAIVLGDLKLRKFVFSTEERTQLRLESLEDTHIIKGEDDALSDKHGCPAYVSPEILNTTGTYSGKAADVWSLGVMLYTLLVGRYPFHDSDPSALFSKIRRGQFCIPEHISPKARCLIRSLLRREPSERLTAPEILLHPWFESVLEPGYIDSEIGTSDQIVPEYQEDSDISSFFC is encoded by the exons ATGCGGGTCGGTCCCGTGCGCTCTGCCATGAGCGGCGCCTCGCAGCCCCGCGGCCCGGCCCTGCTGTTCCCAGCCGCCCGAGGCGTCCCGGCCAAACGCCTGCTGGACGCCGACGACGCGGCGGCCGTGGCGGCCAAGTGCCCGCGCCTCTCCGAGTGCTCCAGCCCCCCGGACTACCTCAGCCCCCCCGGCTCGCCCTGCAGCCCGCAGCCCCCTCCGGCCGCTCCGGGGACCGGCGGCGGCTCCGGGAGCGCGCCGGGGCCCAGCCGCATCGCCGACTACCTGCTGCTGCCCCTAGCCGAGCGCGAGCATGTTTCCCGGGCGCTGTGCATCCACACTGGCCGCGAGCTGCGCTGCAAG GTGTTTCCCATTAAACACTACCAGGACAAAATCAGGCCTTACATCCAGCTGCCATCGCACAGCAACATTACCGGCATTGTGGAAGTGATCCTTGGGGAAACCAAGGCCTACGTCTTCTTTGAGAAGGACTTTGGGGACATGCACTCCTATGTGCGAAGCCGGAAGAGGCTGCGGGAAGAGGAAGCCGCCCGGCTCTTCAAGCAGATTGTCTCTGCCGTCGCACACTGCCACCAGTCAGCCATCGTGCTGGGGGACCTGAAGCTTAGGAAGTTCGTCTTCTCCACGGAGGAGAG AACCCAGCTCAgactagaaagtctagaagacACACACATAATCAAGGGGGAAGATGACGCTTTGTCAGACAAACATGGCTGCCCAGCCTATGTGAGCCCTGAGATCCTCAACACCACCGGGACATACTCCGGAAAGGCTGCGGACGTTTGGAGCCTAGGGGTGATGCTTTACACGCTTCTGGTTGGACGATACCCCTTCCATGACTCAGACCCCAGTGCCCTTTTCTCCAAAATTCGGCGTGGACAGTTCTGCATTCCTGAACACATTTCCCCCAAAGCCAGGTGCCTCATTCGCAGCCTCTTGAGACGGGAGCCCTCCGAGAGACTCACTGCCCCCGAGATCCTGCTGCACCCCTGGTTTGAATCTGTCTTGGAACCTGGGTACATTGACTCAGAAATAGGAACTTCAGACCAGATCGTTCCAGAGTACCAGGAGGACAGTGACATTAGTTCCTTCTTCTGCTAA